In one Silene latifolia isolate original U9 population chromosome 10, ASM4854445v1, whole genome shotgun sequence genomic region, the following are encoded:
- the LOC141608911 gene encoding uncharacterized protein LOC141608911, with amino-acid sequence MVNAMVVAWIFNVIEPLLGSQITYVEEAQILWDDIEQRFSVGNGPKTHRVKSSILACKQGDKESVSDYYGRLKRLWDDLDKYDHNPTCDCGACKCNINKKLDKKRDEGKVHDFLMGLDSKFATVRSNLLLQEPLPTLNRAYATIIQEEGIRSDRSVSLSSARSEGRADPIGFSARAGQGQLGSSNNNASHTEIEARFSRDKDSDTRPRCTECNRWGHTRDKCYDVIGHPKKGGDRGGYSNGGRGGGCRGRGGSRGGAHMSRSNEEVTETKEEYVSVPKEQWDAYVNNAKGSSTSGTNNRMSGPRVEDDDWYG; translated from the exons ATGGTCAATGCTATGGTGGTTGCGTGGATTTTCAATGTTATTGAACCATTGCTGGGGTCCCAAATCACATATGTGGAAGAAGCGCAAATTCtatgggacgatattgagcagaGATTCAGTGTCGGCAACGGGCCGAAAACTCATCGGGTTAAAAGCTCAATTTTGGCTTGCAAACAAGGAGACAAAGAGTCCGTGTCTGATTATTACGGTCGGTTGAAGCGTTTATGGGACGATCTTGATAAATACGATCATAACCCAACCTGTGATTGTGGTGCGTGTAAGTGTAATATTAACAAAAAATTAGATAAAAAACGTGATGAAGGAAAGGTGCATGATTTTTTGATGGGACTTGACTCAAAATTTGCTACGGTTCGCTCGAACTTGTTGTTGCAAGAACCTTTGCCCACTCTCAACAGGGCTTATGCGACGATAATCCAAGAAGAAGGGATACGAAGTGATAGAAGTGTGAGCTTGTCTAGTGCCCGTAGCGAAGGACGAGCAGATCCTATTGGGTTCTCAGCAAGAGCAGGTCAAGGTCAATTAGGTTCCAGCAATAACAACGCTTCTCATACTGAAATAGAGGCGCGCTTTTCAAGGGACAAAGACAGTGATACACGGCCTAGGTGCACGGAGTGCAATCGTTGGGGTCATACACGAGACAAATGCTATGATGTCATAGGACATCCTAAAAAAGGAGGAGATCGTGGTGGCTATTCAAACGGAGGAAGAGGTGGTGGTTGTCGAGGTCGAGGAGGAAGCAGAGGTGGAGCACATATGAGTCGCTCAAACGAAGAAGTCACGGAGACAAAGGAGGAATATGTAAGTGTCCCGAAAGAGCAGTGGGATGCATACGTAAACAATGCCAAAGGATCTTCTACCTCGGGTACTAACAATCGTATGTCTG GACCGCGTGTCGAGGACGACGATTGGTACGGGTGA